The Deltaproteobacteria bacterium genomic interval AGACTGATGCACCGGAACGTGGGCCTCGATTGGGCGCAGGACTCGCTGCGCGTGGCGACGCTGCAGAGCGGCTTCCGCGGCTTCGCCGTGCAGGACGTGCGATCGGCGCTCCTGCTGGCCGACGGCACTCCGGCGGAGCGCCTGCGAGCGGGACTCGCCGCGCTCGATCTGACACCACCTCTCGGCCCGGACGACTCCCTGGCGGTAGCCCTTCCCGGCTCGCTGGCCGCGACGCACCTGATCACGCTGCCCTTCTCGGACCCGAGGCGGATCGAGCAGGTGCTTCCCGCCGAGGTCGAGGGCGCGATCCCGTTCGACCTGTCCGAGGTGGTCTGGGACGCGGCGGTGCTCGGACTCGTCGGCGGGAAGGCGGAAGTGCTCGTCGGCGTGGTCAAGAAGGCGGCCCTGCGCGAGCACCTCGATGCTCTCGCCGCCGCAGGCCTCGACCCTCGCGTCATCACGTTGGCGCCGCTGGCGCTCGCCGCTCTCGGCGAGCGTCCCGTCCTCGTCCCCGAGGGCGAGGCCCCCTTGACGGCGGCGCTGCTCTACGCCGGCCCGGAGCGGGCCGATCTGGTGGTGCTCGATGCGGGCCGGCCGGTCCTCGCCCGCGCCCTGGCCGCCTCGAACGCCGCGGCGTGGACGGCAGCCATCACCGATCCCGCGGCCCGCGAGCGGCTCCTTTCGCTGTTGGCCAGGGACCTCAAGATCTCGCTGCGCTCACGGAACGCCGCGCCGCAGAGGTTGCTGTTGGCGGGCGCCGTCGCCTCGCTGCCGGAAGCGACCGAGCGACTCTCCGCGGAGACCCATGTGCCGGCCGAGCCGCTCACTCTCCCGGCGGGCGATCCCGGGGATGCATTGGCTCTGGGCCTCGCCCTGCGGGCGCAGTTTCCGCGCGGACGGGTCAACTTCCGAAAGGGCGAGTTCGCCTTCACGAAGGATCTGTCCCACGTCCGCGGCAGGCTGGTCCGGATCGGGATCGCCGCGGCGGTGCTGCTCGTGCTCGGCCTCGTCCTCGGCATCGCCCGCGTCACCTCGCTGCACGGGCAGATGGCCGAGTACGACGACGCCGTCTGCACCGCGACCCGCCGTATCCTCGGAACATGCCTGACGGATTATCGGCAGGCCCTGGCCCAGCTCTCCGGAGGCCGCTCGCGCGCAGCCGGAATTCCGCGCGTGTCCGCCGCCGACGTGCTCGCCGAGCTGGTCGCGCACATGCCCGAGGGATCGTTGCCGCTGCTCGAGGACGTCGAGGTGACCACGGCGTCGGTGCGGCTGAGGGGCACGGCGGAGACTTTTGGCAAGGTCGAGGAGATCACCGCGGCGCTGCGCAAGAATCGCTGCTTCGGGGAGATCAAGCCGCCCAAGACAGACAAGGCGCCTGGCGGGAACAGGGTGACGTTCGCGATGGACTTCCCGTACACGTGCTCAGGCGAAACCTCGGGAGGCGCGTGATGCATCGCGTGCTCGACCGCATCCGCGCCCTGTGGGCCGACGCTCAGGCCTGGATCGCCGCTGCCTCTCCGCGGGAGCGCCGGTTGGTGCTGATGGCGGCCGGAGGCGTCCTGCTCTTCGTGGTGCTGATTGCCTGGGCGAGCTTCAGCGCCGCCATCCGCCGCGCCGAGTTTGCGCTGGACGACAAGCGC includes:
- a CDS encoding type II secretion system protein M — translated: MTTEWERCCTGRKTDAPERGPRLGAGLAARGDAAERLPRLRRAGRAIGAPAGRRHSGGAPASGTRRARSDTTSRPGRLPGGSPSRLAGRDAPDHAALLGPEADRAGASRRGRGRDPVRPVRGGLGRGGARTRRREGGSARRRGQEGGPARAPRCSRRRRPRPSRHHVGAAGARRSRRASRPRPRGRGPLDGGAALRRPGAGRSGGARCGPAGPRPRPGRLERRGVDGSHHRSRGPRAAPFAVGQGPQDLAALTERRAAEVAVGGRRRLAAGSDRATLRGDPCAGRAAHSPGGRSRGCIGSGPRPAGAVSARTGQLPKGRVRLHEGSVPRPRQAGPDRDRRGGAARARPRPRHRPRHLAARADGRVRRRRLHRDPPYPRNMPDGLSAGPGPALRRPLARSRNSARVRRRRARRAGRAHARGIVAAARGRRGDHGVGAAEGHGGDFWQGRGDHRGAAQESLLRGDQAAQDRQGAWREQGDVRDGLPVHVLRRNLGRRVMHRVLDRIRALWADAQAWIAAASPRERRLVLMAAGGVLLFVVLIAWASFSAAIRRAEFALDDKRADFEKISRLAGGYGAQEQERQLLEARLRQSPPALMTFVDATARNAGVEVGGMSDRGVISGGQNGRPRETSVEVNLGKVSLDKLVKLITDIEHSPGVVRVRRLRMRKAYENKDLLDVSLSVSAWQGS